From the Streptococcus sp. 29887 genome, one window contains:
- the recG gene encoding ATP-dependent DNA helicase RecG — protein sequence MKTLSDHLSVLPGIGPKSAEKFLKLNLETIGQLLTYYPFRYEDFESKSILDLQDGEKAVVVGSVVSPANVQYYGYKRNRLRFSIKQGEIVLSVSFFNQPYLADKIAMGQDIAIWGKWDKAKASLTGMKLLAQVAEDLQPVYHVAQGISQSQLVKAIKSAVDNGYLDLLDENLPVVLLEKYRLLNRKQAVFAMHFPSNLDEYRQALRRIKFEELFYFQLQLQLLKAGNRDLSSGLKIDFDKVELDRQIGKLPFLLTDAQLTALEEILADMGASLHMNRLLQGDVGSGKTVVAGLAMLAAVSAGMQAAIMVPTEILAEQHYESLCQLFPDLSIALLTGGMKVSERRTTLEAISDGRVQMIVGTHALIQEGVVYHKLGLVVTDEQHRFGVKQRRLFREKGDNPDVLMMTATPIPRTLAITAFGDMDVSIINQLPAGRKPIITRWVKHQQLPTVLEWLEKELKKGAQVYFISPLIDESEALDLKNAIDLQVDLQAHFGGQFTVDLLHGKMKNEEKDSIMQAFKEQKTDILVSTTVIEVGVNVPNATVMVIMDADRFGLSQLHQLRGRVGRGHKQSYAILVANPKTESGKERMKIMTETTDGFILAEADLKMRGSGEIFGTRQSGLPEFQVANIVEDYPILEEARRVASKIVSEENWQENPNWSVLLKHLKDKEELD from the coding sequence ATGAAAACTTTATCAGATCATTTATCGGTTTTGCCTGGAATTGGTCCAAAATCAGCAGAGAAATTTTTAAAATTGAATCTTGAGACGATTGGGCAGTTATTAACTTATTATCCATTTCGGTACGAGGACTTTGAAAGTAAGTCTATATTAGATTTGCAAGATGGGGAAAAGGCTGTAGTGGTTGGTAGCGTGGTATCTCCGGCTAATGTGCAGTATTATGGTTATAAGAGAAATCGGCTACGTTTCTCGATTAAGCAGGGTGAGATAGTTCTGTCGGTTTCTTTTTTCAATCAGCCTTACTTAGCTGATAAGATTGCAATGGGGCAGGACATTGCAATTTGGGGTAAGTGGGATAAGGCAAAGGCTAGTTTGACTGGTATGAAGTTGTTGGCTCAGGTAGCTGAGGATTTACAGCCGGTCTATCATGTGGCTCAAGGTATTTCTCAATCTCAGTTGGTCAAAGCTATTAAATCAGCAGTTGATAATGGTTATTTGGATTTGTTGGATGAGAATTTGCCGGTAGTTTTATTAGAGAAGTATCGTCTTTTAAATCGAAAACAGGCTGTTTTTGCTATGCATTTTCCGTCTAATCTGGATGAATACCGTCAAGCCTTGCGCCGCATTAAGTTTGAAGAATTATTTTATTTCCAGTTGCAATTGCAATTGTTGAAAGCTGGGAACCGTGACCTTTCTAGTGGTTTGAAGATTGATTTTGATAAGGTAGAATTGGACAGGCAAATTGGGAAACTACCTTTTCTTTTGACGGACGCGCAACTAACTGCTTTGGAAGAGATTTTGGCTGATATGGGAGCTTCTCTCCATATGAACCGCTTGTTGCAGGGAGATGTGGGGTCTGGTAAGACAGTAGTTGCAGGCTTGGCGATGTTGGCAGCGGTAAGTGCTGGTATGCAAGCGGCTATTATGGTTCCAACAGAAATTTTGGCAGAACAGCATTATGAGAGTTTGTGCCAGCTATTCCCCGATTTATCTATTGCGCTCTTAACGGGTGGGATGAAGGTTTCCGAGCGTAGGACTACTTTAGAGGCGATTTCTGATGGACGGGTTCAGATGATAGTTGGTACCCATGCATTGATACAAGAGGGTGTAGTATATCACAAGCTAGGGCTTGTCGTGACTGACGAGCAACATCGATTTGGTGTTAAACAAAGGCGTTTGTTTAGAGAAAAGGGGGATAATCCTGATGTGCTCATGATGACAGCAACGCCTATTCCTAGAACCTTGGCTATAACAGCCTTTGGAGATATGGATGTTTCTATTATCAACCAATTACCTGCTGGACGGAAACCCATTATTACTCGATGGGTCAAGCATCAGCAGTTGCCTACCGTTTTAGAATGGCTTGAAAAGGAATTAAAAAAGGGAGCTCAAGTTTATTTTATTTCTCCCTTAATTGACGAGTCTGAGGCCTTGGATTTGAAAAATGCAATTGACTTGCAGGTTGACTTACAAGCTCATTTTGGTGGACAATTTACTGTGGATTTGTTGCATGGTAAGATGAAGAATGAAGAAAAGGATTCCATTATGCAGGCCTTTAAGGAGCAAAAGACTGATATTTTGGTTTCGACAACCGTTATTGAAGTCGGTGTCAATGTCCCTAATGCAACAGTTATGGTTATTATGGATGCCGACCGTTTTGGTTTAAGTCAGCTTCATCAGTTGAGGGGGCGTGTTGGACGTGGGCATAAGCAGTCCTATGCTATTTTGGTAGCTAATCCTAAAACAGAGTCGGGTAAGGAACGGATGAAGATTATGACAGAAACGACGGACGGTTTTATACTAGCTGAGGCAGATTTAAAAATGCGTGGGTCTGGTGAAATTTTTGGTACTCGCCAATCGGGTTTACCAGAATTTCAGGTAGCTAATATTGTTGAAGATTATCCAATTCTGGAGGAGGCTAGACGAGTTGCTAGTAAGATTGTTAGTGAAGAAAATTGGCAGGAAAATCCAAACTGGTCAGTTTTGCTGAAACATTTGAAGGATAAGGAAGAATTAGATTAG
- the rpmB gene encoding 50S ribosomal protein L28, which yields MAKVCYFTGRKTVSGNNRSHAMNQTKRAVKPNLQKVTVLIDGKPKKVWASARALKSGKVERV from the coding sequence ATGGCTAAAGTATGTTATTTTACTGGTCGTAAGACTGTATCAGGTAACAACCGTTCACACGCTATGAACCAAACAAAACGCGCAGTTAAACCAAACCTTCAAAAAGTTACTGTTTTGATTGATGGTAAACCTAAAAAAGTTTGGGCTTCAGCTCGTGCTCTTAAATCAGGCAAAGTTGAGCGTGTATAA
- a CDS encoding asparaginase — protein MKKILALHTGGTISMQADQEGHVTSSQVNPMTQIDTPIEEIQVTSIDFLNVPSPHIRLEHMMTLYQKIKTEQANFDGFVITHGTDTLEETAYFLDTMAIPEKPIVLTGAMRSSNELGSDGVYNYQTALRVAADEKSADKGVLVVMNDEIHAAKYVTKTHTTNVSTFQTPTHGPLGLVTKREILYFKTAEPRVRFDLSALSGTVPIIKAYADMDTVLLEALTKTDISGLVIEALGAGNLPPTILPTIKKLLERGLPIILVSRCFNGIAEPVYAYQGGGIQLEQDGILFVKELNAQKARLKLLIALNAGLKGQALADYIQG, from the coding sequence ATGAAAAAAATTCTCGCCCTACACACAGGTGGAACTATTTCCATGCAAGCCGACCAAGAAGGTCATGTGACAAGCAGTCAAGTCAATCCAATGACACAAATCGACACACCCATTGAAGAAATACAAGTCACATCCATCGATTTTCTCAATGTTCCAAGCCCTCATATCCGTTTGGAACACATGATGACCCTCTATCAAAAAATCAAGACTGAACAAGCAAACTTTGATGGTTTTGTCATTACCCACGGCACCGATACACTTGAAGAAACAGCCTATTTTCTCGATACCATGGCCATACCGGAAAAACCAATTGTATTAACTGGGGCCATGCGTTCATCCAATGAACTTGGTAGCGACGGAGTTTACAACTACCAAACAGCCCTCCGTGTCGCAGCGGATGAAAAGTCTGCAGACAAGGGAGTGCTAGTCGTTATGAATGATGAAATTCATGCCGCCAAGTATGTTACCAAGACCCATACAACCAATGTATCTACCTTCCAAACACCAACGCATGGGCCGCTTGGACTGGTTACCAAACGTGAAATTCTCTACTTTAAAACAGCTGAACCACGCGTACGCTTTGACCTGTCAGCTCTATCAGGAACAGTTCCAATCATCAAGGCCTATGCAGACATGGACACTGTTCTCCTCGAAGCTCTGACAAAAACTGACATTTCTGGACTAGTTATCGAAGCACTTGGAGCAGGTAACCTCCCACCCACTATCCTTCCAACTATCAAAAAACTCCTGGAACGAGGACTTCCTATTATTCTAGTTTCTCGTTGCTTTAACGGCATTGCCGAACCCGTTTACGCCTATCAAGGCGGTGGCATTCAGCTAGAACAAGACGGCATCCTCTTTGTCAAAGAATTAAATGCACAAAAAGCTCGCCTGAAACTACTAATTGCCCTCAATGCCGGCTTAAAAGGACAAGCCTTAGCTGACTACATCCAAGGCTAA